One stretch of Miscanthus floridulus cultivar M001 chromosome 18, ASM1932011v1, whole genome shotgun sequence DNA includes these proteins:
- the LOC136520131 gene encoding RAF-like serine/threonine-protein kinase PRAF isoform X1, with product MAMASRAAGVVAPAGDPSSPSARAWGGGEDEAAYGAGKVKLMCSYGGRIAPRPGDGALRYVGGQTRLISVPRAASFGELLRKVEAVDEASASSGGGVLVRYQLPGEDLDSLISVSGPEDYDNMMEEYEKLAAAAPDGSAKLRVFLFPASGSGTDAAGGGSGPHHLAAAAVDESGQRYIDAINCVSAEAMAAAMRPKDSVASAGSSAHNSEASEYSGLVEGMSPRAVPPPASVATEYSYSGGGHYLSAFPESVGFAAVSVSPSAMGIPAQNPILVRTEPSTLQPHQVAAAAYATPHQPPQVTTYVQQQPQLTHYVPHQQPQSASYVQQMPQSYIEPQQVHYINTQQFGVHGVPQSVNYVPVQMSQFMPSIPATGSMAATAAQVGMFRPASAGAEPVLETTQFTRPVQAQVDQSYRVVQTPLSQLPPLSSVHLQTNDAQRQRFGVQPAMTSAVSMPVVTSSGTIPVVVSSATVPSLRYDDCTMCQKALPHAHPDNIIREQGNSRATGNLEAAPMFYSPHQDSASNKSSPGASSGTPTNYLAEPRAGNTAVITQFDLTLPARKLAVQATTSLDTGVPVQPTMIALPVSSAPASNGVFVGHSPPAGAEDHIRYQQQPFSYSMQPPQVPVNGSQGIDASAYKDSNHPAAEPVREYAHDLPHDYARAIDARMQAVHLGPIAPPESSVHGKPSIPHGVIDHAKVGKPPVNIDGSSIYKSQAGGYHMGITNAFTAPALTQEDNIARHSEQPPYAFDVGAQNVHPDIIQRPPNMPVQSNLRVLIEPPVSNEKFTVQPPNSGAQVPAGPPLQHPKEMPNHLVSAPPNGSSKFPLQATVGIDPVEATQEPAYTDSLFSNQDPWKAVGNTSLVPPRPSKLTKEPVVSGGQYTDGHMPDMNTHAAVLFEEDPTFKDIHTVKLNKGFGEDNIKRQLQAVAEGVAASVLQPPFPEKPAAFSGDHIDSHGAVVDAKVQDEGNNQSDKTSQGVQVLDDIDNLQIIKNSDLEELRELGSGTFGTVYHGKWRGSDVAIKRINDRCFAGKASEQERMRTDFWSEAGKLASLHHPNVVAFYGVVLDGPGGSVATVTEYMANGSLRQALQRHENRIFDRRRRLLIAMDVAFGMEYLHGKNIVHFDLKSDNLLVNLRDPQRPICKVGDLGLSKVKCQTLISGGVRGTLPWMAPELLNGSSSLVSEKVDVFSFGIVMWELLTGEEPYAELHYGAIIGGIVNNTLRPPVPEPCDPQWRSLMEQCWSAEPSERPSFTEVGKRLRAMAAAAPTKAQQQSK from the exons ATGGCGATGGCGAGCAGGGCCGCCGGGGTGGTGGCGCCGGCGGGGGACCCCAGCAGCCCGAGCGCGAGGGCGTGGGGCGGCGGCGAGGACGAGGCGGCGTACGGTGCGGGGAAGGTGAAGCTGATGTGCAGCTACGGGGGCCGGATCGCGCCGCGGCCCGGGGACGGCGCGCTGCGGTACGTGGGCGGCCAGACGCGGCTCATCTCCGTCCCGCGCGCCGCCTCCTTCGGGGAGCTCCTGCGGAAGGTGGAGGCGGTGGACGAGGCCTCGGCGTCCTCCGGCGGCGGGGTGCTCGTCAGGTACCAGCTCCCCGGGGAGGACCTCGACTCGCTCATCTCCGTCTCCGGCCCGGAGGACTACGACAACATGATGGAGGAGTACGAGAAgctggccgccgccgcgcccgacGGCTCCGCCAAGCTCCGGGTCTTCCTCTTCCCGGCCTCCGGGTCCGGGACCGACGCGGCCGGCGGCGGCTCGGGGCCCCACCACCTCGCTGCCGCCGCGGTGGACGAGTCCGGGCAGCGGTACATCGACGCCATCAACTGCGTCTCCGCGGAGGCCATGGCCGCGGCCATGCGGCCTAAGGACAGCGTCGCCAGTGCCGGTTCCTCCGCGCACAACTCCGAGGCATCCGAGTATAGCGGCCTGGTGGAAGGTATGTCGCCGCGGGCGGTGCCGCCGCCTGCGTCCGTCGCTACTGAGTATTCGTATTCAGGTGGGGGCCATTACCTTAGTGCTTTCCCGGAGTCGGTTGGGTTCGCTGCAGTCTCGGTGTCACCTTCGGCGATGGGCATCCCGGCTCAAAATCCCATCCTGGTTAGGACAGAGCCGTCAACGTTGCAGCCTCATcaggttgctgctgctgcttatgCAACACCGCATCAGCCGCCTCAAGTAACCACTTATGTGCAGCAGCAGCCTCAACTCACCCATTATGTACCACACCAGCAGCCTCAGTCTGCTTCTTATGTGCAGCAGATGCCGCAGTCGTATATAGAGCCGCAGCAGGTACACTACATCAACACCCAACAATTTGGTGTGCATGGGGTGCCACAATCTGTCAATTATGTGCCTGTGCAAATGAGCCAATTCATGCCCAGCATTCCTGCGACGGGTTCTATGGCGGCCACTGCTGCTCAAGTCGGTATGTTCAGGCCTGCTTCCGCAGGTGCAGAACCTGTTCTGGAGACCACGCAGTTCACAAGGCCAGTGCAAGCTCAGGTTGATCAGAGTTACCGTGTGGTGCAGACTCCACTGTCGCAGCTTCCTCCTTTGTCTTCTGTGCATCTGCAGACAAATGATGCGCAGAGGCAGAGATTTGGTGTTCAACCAGCGATGACAAGTGCAGTAAGCATGCCAGTGGTGACCAGCTCAGGCACAATTCCTGTGGTGGTTAGCTCGGCCACTGTTCCATCGTTGAGGTATGATGATTGCACAATGTGCCAAAAAGCATTGCCACATGCCCATCCGGATAATATTATCCGGGAGCAGGGAAATTCTCGTGCAACAGGCAACCTTGAGGCAGCTCCAATGTTTTACAGTCCGCATCAAGACAGTGCATCCAACAAATCTAGTCCAGGTGCAAGCTCAGGAACACCCACGAACTATCTGGCGGAACCAAGAGCTGGGAACACAGCAGTGATAACACAATTTGATCTGACTCTTCCTGCCAGAAAACTTGCAGTCCAGGCAACTACATCTCTAGATACAGGTGTGCCGGTTCAACCCACCATGATTGCTTTACCAGTGTCTAGTGCACCTGCTTCAAATGGAGTATTTGTGGGTCATTCTCCTCCGGCTGGGGCTGAAGATCATATCAGGTACCAGCAGCAACCGTTCTCTTATAGCATGCAACCACCACAAGTTCCAGTGAATGGCTCACAAGGCATTGATGCCAGTGCATACAAGGATTCAAATCATCCAGCAGCGGAACCGGTTAGAGAATATGcacatgatcttcctcatgactATGCCAGAGCTATTGATGCACGAATGCAAGCAGTTCATTTGGGTCCTATTGCACCACCAGAATCTAGTGTGCATGGAAAGCCTTCTATTCCTCATGGTGTCATTGATCATGCCAAAGTTGGGAAGCCACCTGTAAATATTGATGGTAGTTCTATCTACAAATCTCAAGCTGGAGGGTATCATATGGGGATTACAAATGCCTTTACTGCTCCTGCTTTGACCCAAGAGGACAACATTGCCAGGCACAGTGAGCAGCCACCTTATGCTTTTGATGTTGGTGCACAAAATGTCCATCCTGACATAATCCAGCGACCACCCAATATGCCTGTCCAGAGCAACCTTAGAGTTCTGATTGAACCACCTGTTTCTAATGAAAAGTTTACTGTGCAACCACCTAACTCTGGTGCTCAGGTTCCTGCTGGGCCTCCCCTACAGCATCCCAAGGAAATGCCCAATCACTTGGTTTCTGCTCCTCCCAATGGAAGCAGTAAATTTCCATTGCAGGCTACTGTTGGAATTGATCCTGTTGAAGCTACACAAGAACCAGCTTACACAGATTCACTTTTCTCAAATCAGGATCCTTGGAAAGCAGTGGGCAATACTTCTTTAGTGCCTCCAAGACCAAGCAAGTTAACTAAGGAGCCTGTTGTTTCTGGAGGTCAATATACTGATGGCCATATGCCTGATATGAACACACATGCTGCCGTACTCTTTGAAGAAGACCCAACTTTTAAGGATATCCACACAGTTAAATTGAACAAAG GATTTGGAGAAGATAATATTAAGCGACAATTACAAGCTGTTGCTGAAGGGGTAGCAGCATCAGTTCTTCAGCCACCCTTTCCTGAAAAACCAGCTGCATTCTCTGGGGATCACATTGATTCACATGGAGCAGTAGTTGATGCTAAAGTTCAG GATGAAGGGAATAATCAGTCAGACAAAACAAGCCAGGGGGTTCAAGTTTTAGATGACATCGATAACCTTCAG ATAATAAAGAACAGTGACCTTGAAGAATTGCGTGAACTGGGTTCTGGAACCTTTGGTACTGTTTATCATGGAAAATGGAGGGGTTCGGATGTTGCTATAAAGAGAATCAACGATCGATGTTTTGCTGGGAAGGCATCTGAGCAAGAGCGTATG AGGACTGATTTCTGGAGTGAGGCAGGCAAGCTTGCATCTTTGCACCATCCAAACGTAGTAGCATTCTACGGTGTTGTTCTAGATGGACCTGGTGGATCTGTTGCAACGGTAACGGAGTACATGGCTAATGGCTCACTCCGACAAGCATTGCAAAGACATGAGAA CAGGATCTTTGATCGGCGTAGGCGTCTATTAATTGCCATGGATGTTGCATTTGGAATGGAATATCTCCATGGGAAGAATATAGTGCATTTCGACTTGAAGAGTGACAATCTGCTTGTCAACCTAAGGGATCCTCAACGGCCTATATGCAAG GTTGGTGATTTGGGATTATCAAAGGTCAAATGTCAGACTCTAATCTCTGGTGGAGTAAGAGGAACACTTCCTTGGATGGCCCCTGAGTTGTTGAATGGCAGCAGCAGCCTTGTCTCTGAAAAG gttgacGTTTTCTCGTTCGGCATTGTGATGTGGGAGCTACTTACGGGTGAAGAACCTTACGCTGAGCTGCACTATGGTGCCATTATAG GTGGAATCGTGAATAACACGCTGCGACCTCCGGTGCCCGAGCCCTGTGATCCCCAGTGGAGGTCACTGATGGAGCAGTGCTGGTCAGCTGAACCCTCGGAGAGGCCGAGCTTCACCGAGGTCGGCAAGCGCCTGCGCGCCATGGCGGCAGCTGCTCCTACCAAGGCACAACAACAATCGAAATAG
- the LOC136520131 gene encoding RAF-like serine/threonine-protein kinase PRAF isoform X2, translating to MAMASRAAGVVAPAGDPSSPSARAWGGGEDEAAYGAGKVKLMCSYGGRIAPRPGDGALRYVGGQTRLISVPRAASFGELLRKVEAVDEASASSGGGVLVRYQLPGEDLDSLISVSGPEDYDNMMEEYEKLAAAAPDGSAKLRVFLFPASGSGTDAAGGGSGPHHLAAAAVDESGQRYIDAINCVSAEAMAAAMRPKDSVASAGSSAHNSEASEYSGLVEGMSPRAVPPPASVATEYSYSGGGHYLSAFPESVGFAAVSVSPSAMGIPAQNPILVRTEPSTLQPHQVAAAAYATPHQPPQVTTYVQQQPQLTHYVPHQQPQSASYVQQMPQSYIEPQQVHYINTQQFGVHGVPQSVNYVPVQMSQFMPSIPATGSMAATAAQVGMFRPASAGAEPVLETTQFTRPVQAQVDQSYRVVQTPLSQLPPLSSVHLQTNDAQRQRFGVQPAMTSAVSMPVVTSSGTIPVVVSSATVPSLRYDDCTMCQKALPHAHPDNIIREQGNSRATGNLEAAPMFYSPHQDSASNKSSPGASSGTPTNYLAEPRAGNTAVITQFDLTLPARKLAVQATTSLDTGVPVQPTMIALPVSSAPASNGVFVGHSPPAGAEDHIRYQQQPFSYSMQPPQVPVNGSQGIDASAYKDSNHPAAEPVREYAHDLPHDYARAIDARMQAVHLGPIAPPESSVHGKPSIPHGVIDHAKVGKPPVNIDGSSIYKSQAGGYHMGITNAFTAPALTQEDNIARHSEQPPYAFDVGAQNVHPDIIQRPPNMPVQSNLRVLIEPPVSNEKFTVQPPNSGAQVPAGPPLQHPKEMPNHLVSAPPNGSSKFPLQATVGIDPVEATQEPAYTDSLFSNQDPWKAVGNTSLVPPRPSKLTKEPVVSGGQYTDGHMPDMNTHAAVLFEEDPTFKDIHTVKLNKGFGEDNIKRQLQAVAEGVAASVLQPPFPEKPAAFSGDHIDSHGAVVDAKVQDEGNNQSDKTSQGVQVLDDIDNLQIIKNSDLEELRELGSGTFGTVYHGKWRGSDVAIKRINDRCFAGKASEQERMRTDFWSEAGKLASLHHPNVVAFYGVVLDGPGGSVATVTEYMANGSLRQALQRHEKIFDRRRRLLIAMDVAFGMEYLHGKNIVHFDLKSDNLLVNLRDPQRPICKVGDLGLSKVKCQTLISGGVRGTLPWMAPELLNGSSSLVSEKVDVFSFGIVMWELLTGEEPYAELHYGAIIGGIVNNTLRPPVPEPCDPQWRSLMEQCWSAEPSERPSFTEVGKRLRAMAAAAPTKAQQQSK from the exons ATGGCGATGGCGAGCAGGGCCGCCGGGGTGGTGGCGCCGGCGGGGGACCCCAGCAGCCCGAGCGCGAGGGCGTGGGGCGGCGGCGAGGACGAGGCGGCGTACGGTGCGGGGAAGGTGAAGCTGATGTGCAGCTACGGGGGCCGGATCGCGCCGCGGCCCGGGGACGGCGCGCTGCGGTACGTGGGCGGCCAGACGCGGCTCATCTCCGTCCCGCGCGCCGCCTCCTTCGGGGAGCTCCTGCGGAAGGTGGAGGCGGTGGACGAGGCCTCGGCGTCCTCCGGCGGCGGGGTGCTCGTCAGGTACCAGCTCCCCGGGGAGGACCTCGACTCGCTCATCTCCGTCTCCGGCCCGGAGGACTACGACAACATGATGGAGGAGTACGAGAAgctggccgccgccgcgcccgacGGCTCCGCCAAGCTCCGGGTCTTCCTCTTCCCGGCCTCCGGGTCCGGGACCGACGCGGCCGGCGGCGGCTCGGGGCCCCACCACCTCGCTGCCGCCGCGGTGGACGAGTCCGGGCAGCGGTACATCGACGCCATCAACTGCGTCTCCGCGGAGGCCATGGCCGCGGCCATGCGGCCTAAGGACAGCGTCGCCAGTGCCGGTTCCTCCGCGCACAACTCCGAGGCATCCGAGTATAGCGGCCTGGTGGAAGGTATGTCGCCGCGGGCGGTGCCGCCGCCTGCGTCCGTCGCTACTGAGTATTCGTATTCAGGTGGGGGCCATTACCTTAGTGCTTTCCCGGAGTCGGTTGGGTTCGCTGCAGTCTCGGTGTCACCTTCGGCGATGGGCATCCCGGCTCAAAATCCCATCCTGGTTAGGACAGAGCCGTCAACGTTGCAGCCTCATcaggttgctgctgctgcttatgCAACACCGCATCAGCCGCCTCAAGTAACCACTTATGTGCAGCAGCAGCCTCAACTCACCCATTATGTACCACACCAGCAGCCTCAGTCTGCTTCTTATGTGCAGCAGATGCCGCAGTCGTATATAGAGCCGCAGCAGGTACACTACATCAACACCCAACAATTTGGTGTGCATGGGGTGCCACAATCTGTCAATTATGTGCCTGTGCAAATGAGCCAATTCATGCCCAGCATTCCTGCGACGGGTTCTATGGCGGCCACTGCTGCTCAAGTCGGTATGTTCAGGCCTGCTTCCGCAGGTGCAGAACCTGTTCTGGAGACCACGCAGTTCACAAGGCCAGTGCAAGCTCAGGTTGATCAGAGTTACCGTGTGGTGCAGACTCCACTGTCGCAGCTTCCTCCTTTGTCTTCTGTGCATCTGCAGACAAATGATGCGCAGAGGCAGAGATTTGGTGTTCAACCAGCGATGACAAGTGCAGTAAGCATGCCAGTGGTGACCAGCTCAGGCACAATTCCTGTGGTGGTTAGCTCGGCCACTGTTCCATCGTTGAGGTATGATGATTGCACAATGTGCCAAAAAGCATTGCCACATGCCCATCCGGATAATATTATCCGGGAGCAGGGAAATTCTCGTGCAACAGGCAACCTTGAGGCAGCTCCAATGTTTTACAGTCCGCATCAAGACAGTGCATCCAACAAATCTAGTCCAGGTGCAAGCTCAGGAACACCCACGAACTATCTGGCGGAACCAAGAGCTGGGAACACAGCAGTGATAACACAATTTGATCTGACTCTTCCTGCCAGAAAACTTGCAGTCCAGGCAACTACATCTCTAGATACAGGTGTGCCGGTTCAACCCACCATGATTGCTTTACCAGTGTCTAGTGCACCTGCTTCAAATGGAGTATTTGTGGGTCATTCTCCTCCGGCTGGGGCTGAAGATCATATCAGGTACCAGCAGCAACCGTTCTCTTATAGCATGCAACCACCACAAGTTCCAGTGAATGGCTCACAAGGCATTGATGCCAGTGCATACAAGGATTCAAATCATCCAGCAGCGGAACCGGTTAGAGAATATGcacatgatcttcctcatgactATGCCAGAGCTATTGATGCACGAATGCAAGCAGTTCATTTGGGTCCTATTGCACCACCAGAATCTAGTGTGCATGGAAAGCCTTCTATTCCTCATGGTGTCATTGATCATGCCAAAGTTGGGAAGCCACCTGTAAATATTGATGGTAGTTCTATCTACAAATCTCAAGCTGGAGGGTATCATATGGGGATTACAAATGCCTTTACTGCTCCTGCTTTGACCCAAGAGGACAACATTGCCAGGCACAGTGAGCAGCCACCTTATGCTTTTGATGTTGGTGCACAAAATGTCCATCCTGACATAATCCAGCGACCACCCAATATGCCTGTCCAGAGCAACCTTAGAGTTCTGATTGAACCACCTGTTTCTAATGAAAAGTTTACTGTGCAACCACCTAACTCTGGTGCTCAGGTTCCTGCTGGGCCTCCCCTACAGCATCCCAAGGAAATGCCCAATCACTTGGTTTCTGCTCCTCCCAATGGAAGCAGTAAATTTCCATTGCAGGCTACTGTTGGAATTGATCCTGTTGAAGCTACACAAGAACCAGCTTACACAGATTCACTTTTCTCAAATCAGGATCCTTGGAAAGCAGTGGGCAATACTTCTTTAGTGCCTCCAAGACCAAGCAAGTTAACTAAGGAGCCTGTTGTTTCTGGAGGTCAATATACTGATGGCCATATGCCTGATATGAACACACATGCTGCCGTACTCTTTGAAGAAGACCCAACTTTTAAGGATATCCACACAGTTAAATTGAACAAAG GATTTGGAGAAGATAATATTAAGCGACAATTACAAGCTGTTGCTGAAGGGGTAGCAGCATCAGTTCTTCAGCCACCCTTTCCTGAAAAACCAGCTGCATTCTCTGGGGATCACATTGATTCACATGGAGCAGTAGTTGATGCTAAAGTTCAG GATGAAGGGAATAATCAGTCAGACAAAACAAGCCAGGGGGTTCAAGTTTTAGATGACATCGATAACCTTCAG ATAATAAAGAACAGTGACCTTGAAGAATTGCGTGAACTGGGTTCTGGAACCTTTGGTACTGTTTATCATGGAAAATGGAGGGGTTCGGATGTTGCTATAAAGAGAATCAACGATCGATGTTTTGCTGGGAAGGCATCTGAGCAAGAGCGTATG AGGACTGATTTCTGGAGTGAGGCAGGCAAGCTTGCATCTTTGCACCATCCAAACGTAGTAGCATTCTACGGTGTTGTTCTAGATGGACCTGGTGGATCTGTTGCAACGGTAACGGAGTACATGGCTAATGGCTCACTCCGACAAGCATTGCAAAGACATGAGAA GATCTTTGATCGGCGTAGGCGTCTATTAATTGCCATGGATGTTGCATTTGGAATGGAATATCTCCATGGGAAGAATATAGTGCATTTCGACTTGAAGAGTGACAATCTGCTTGTCAACCTAAGGGATCCTCAACGGCCTATATGCAAG GTTGGTGATTTGGGATTATCAAAGGTCAAATGTCAGACTCTAATCTCTGGTGGAGTAAGAGGAACACTTCCTTGGATGGCCCCTGAGTTGTTGAATGGCAGCAGCAGCCTTGTCTCTGAAAAG gttgacGTTTTCTCGTTCGGCATTGTGATGTGGGAGCTACTTACGGGTGAAGAACCTTACGCTGAGCTGCACTATGGTGCCATTATAG GTGGAATCGTGAATAACACGCTGCGACCTCCGGTGCCCGAGCCCTGTGATCCCCAGTGGAGGTCACTGATGGAGCAGTGCTGGTCAGCTGAACCCTCGGAGAGGCCGAGCTTCACCGAGGTCGGCAAGCGCCTGCGCGCCATGGCGGCAGCTGCTCCTACCAAGGCACAACAACAATCGAAATAG
- the LOC136523580 gene encoding probable leucine-rich repeat receptor-like protein kinase At1g35710 yields MAKFLALVTITVAVVSSCHVSATEPAGADRNALLSFKSSVQGNSLSHWGSHRTWKGVKCDSRGRVISLELSGFKLTGVISPAIGNLSALEILDLSANQFSGVISPVIGNLPALKILELSANQFSGVISPAIGNLSALKILDLSANQFSGVISPAIGNLSALGLLDLSYNQLSGSIPPELGKLSRLGYLSLHNNLLTGVIPETLGLLKSVTYISLYYNNLTGDIPDICNCHSMTTIILYENKLTGEIPFSTRCQLPHLDTLDLSDNRFVGVIPSSISNFTNLTMVHLDDNKISGAIPRAIGSPPLLETLSLSNNMLEGPIPSEIFQLQTLSELDLSYNQINGGIPETLSNLTELNQLILRNNRINGEIPKSIGAAQQLFFIDISYNCLQGAIPETLSNLTYLQHLVLKDNQLSGPIAWS; encoded by the coding sequence ATGGCCAAATTCCTCGCCCTCGTAACCATCACCGTTGCCGTTGTCAGCTCCTGCCATGTCTCTGCAACGGAACCGGCTGGCGCCGATCGTAATGCGCTACTCTCCTTCAAATCTAGCGTCCAAGGTAATAGCCTTTCCCATTGGGGCTCCCATAGGACTTGGAAAGGTGTTAAATGTGACTCAAGAGGGCGTGTAATCTCCCTCGAACTCTCTGGCTTCAAACTCACCGGCGTCATCTCACCGGCGATCGGCAACCTGTCTGCACTTGAGATTCTTGATCTCAGCGCCAACCAATTCTCCGGCGTCATCTCACCGGTGATCGGCAACCTGCCTGCACTTAAGATTCTTGAACTCAGCGCCAACCAATTCTCCGGCGTCATCTCACCGGCGATCGGCAACCTGTCTGCACTTAAGATTCTTGATCTCAGCGCCAACCAATTCTCCGGCGTCATCTCACCGGCGATCGGCAACCTGTCTGCACTTGGGCTTCTTGATCTCAGCTACAACCAACTCTCCGGCAGCATCCCCCCAGAGCTTGGCAAGCTGTCACGGCTGGGGTATCTGAGCCTTCACAACAACCTTCTCACAGGGGTAATCCCTGAAACGCTTGGCCTTCTAAAAAGCGTGACTTACATTTCCCTCTATTACAACAATCTCACTGGTGACATCCCAGATATCTGCAATTGCCACTCCATGACCACCATTATCCTATACGAGAACAAGCTCACCGGAGAGATTCCTTTCTCTACACGATGTCAGCTTCCACACCTAGATACGCTCGACCTCTCCGACAATAGGTTCGTCGGCGTCATCCCGTCATCAATATCGAATTTTACGAACCTTACCATGGTGCACCTGGATGACAACAAAATTAGCGGTGCAATTCCTCGCGCCATCGGAAGTCCTCCCTTGCTGGAAACTTTAAGCCTATCCAACAACATGTTGGAGGGCCCAATCCCCTCAGAGATCTTCCAACTGCAAACGCTTAGTGAATTAGACTTGTCATATAACCAAATCAACGGAGGAATACCAGAGACCCTGTCCAACCTCACTGAGCTGAACCAGCTTATCCTTCGGAATAACCGGATCAATGGTGAAATTCCCAAATCCATAGGCGCAGCTCAACAATTATTTTTTATCGACATATCCTACAATTGTCTTCAAGGTGCGATACCGGAAACCTTGTCGAACCTCACTTATCTGCAGCATCTTGTTCTCAAAGATAACCAGCTCTCAGGCCCCATAGCATGGTCTTAG